One part of the Mycobacterium marinum genome encodes these proteins:
- a CDS encoding enoyl-CoA hydratase: protein MIGISQVEAVMTIELQRPERRNALNSQLVEELREAIQKAGDGSVRAVVLTGQGTAFCAGADLSGDAFAADYPDRLIELHRVMDAAPMPVIGAVNGPAIGAGLQLAMQCDLRVVAPEAFFQFPTSKYGLALDNWSIRRLSSLVGHGRARAMLLTAEKLTAETALHTGMANRIGTLADAQSWAAEIAGLAPLAIQHAKRVLNDDGSIEQPWPEHKELFDKAWGSQDVIEAQVARVEKRPPKFQGA from the coding sequence ATGATCGGTATCTCCCAGGTCGAAGCCGTTATGACCATCGAGTTGCAGCGCCCGGAGCGTCGCAACGCCCTGAACTCGCAGCTGGTCGAGGAGCTGCGGGAGGCCATCCAAAAAGCCGGCGACGGGTCGGTTCGCGCGGTCGTACTCACTGGCCAGGGCACCGCGTTCTGCGCGGGAGCGGATCTATCCGGTGATGCGTTTGCCGCTGACTATCCCGATCGGCTCATCGAGCTGCACCGCGTGATGGACGCAGCCCCGATGCCGGTTATCGGTGCCGTGAATGGGCCTGCCATCGGCGCCGGTTTGCAGCTGGCCATGCAGTGTGACCTGCGGGTCGTGGCTCCCGAAGCGTTTTTCCAGTTCCCTACGTCTAAATATGGCCTGGCCCTGGATAACTGGAGCATCCGCCGACTGTCGTCGCTGGTAGGGCACGGACGGGCGCGCGCGATGCTGCTGACCGCGGAGAAGTTGACCGCCGAGACGGCGCTGCACACCGGGATGGCCAACCGCATCGGCACGTTGGCCGATGCACAGTCCTGGGCCGCCGAGATCGCCGGTCTGGCGCCGTTGGCGATCCAGCATGCCAAGCGGGTGCTCAATGACGACGGTTCCATCGAGCAACCGTGGCCGGAGCACAAGGAGCTGTTCGACAAGGCCTGGGGAAGCCAGGACGTCATCGAGGCGCAGGTCGCTCGGGTGGAGAAGCGGCCGCCGAAGTTCCAGGGGGCGTAA
- a CDS encoding serine hydrolase, with protein MTKRAATTAVVMMFLALVGCAPKQSISNPPSTPSQLPPNEVSGIDIPPGRIDEAVAKVDGLVAELMKSTGIPGMAVAIVHGGKTLYAKGFGVRDVSKGDGQDNKVDTDTVFQLASMSKPIGATVVAHEVSTNVVSWDTPVVSKLPEFALSDPYVTDHATIADLYSHRSGLPDHAGDALEDLGYDTTQVLERLKYLPLDPFRISYAYTNFGVTAAADAVAAAAGKAWPDLSEEVLYRPLGMTSTSSRFADFLARPNHAVNHIKVGDRWEARFQRDPDAQTPAGGVSSSLNDMAHWLTMVLANGEYNGQQIVSPEALLPAITPQVISSAARSPKARAGFYGHGFTVSVSSAGRTQYGHSGAFGLGAATNFVVLPSEDIAIVALTNAAPYGIPEALTAQFMDLVQYGEVREDWTNLYRQQMGPINTPEGSLVGKQPPVNPEPARPPSDYIGVYANDYWGPATVTERDGQLQLSMGPKNQTFDLTHWDGDTFTFALSTENALPGSISKATFAGDTLNLEYFDSNKLGTFTR; from the coding sequence ATGACCAAACGCGCGGCGACGACAGCAGTGGTGATGATGTTCCTGGCGTTGGTGGGATGTGCTCCCAAACAATCAATTTCCAACCCGCCATCGACGCCGTCGCAGCTCCCGCCCAATGAGGTCTCCGGTATCGACATTCCCCCGGGCCGGATCGACGAAGCGGTCGCAAAGGTTGACGGCTTAGTGGCCGAGCTGATGAAAAGCACTGGTATACCCGGCATGGCGGTGGCGATTGTCCACGGTGGAAAGACGCTGTATGCCAAGGGATTCGGGGTGCGGGACGTCAGCAAGGGCGACGGTCAGGACAACAAGGTCGACACTGACACGGTCTTCCAGCTGGCCTCGATGTCCAAGCCCATCGGGGCGACCGTGGTCGCGCACGAGGTCAGCACCAATGTCGTTTCTTGGGACACGCCCGTCGTTTCGAAGCTACCAGAGTTTGCCCTCAGCGATCCCTACGTCACCGACCACGCCACGATCGCTGACCTGTATTCGCACCGGTCCGGGTTGCCCGACCACGCCGGGGATGCGCTCGAAGATCTGGGCTACGACACAACGCAGGTGCTCGAACGGTTGAAGTACCTGCCGTTGGACCCCTTTCGAATCAGCTATGCATACACCAACTTCGGTGTGACCGCCGCCGCCGATGCGGTCGCGGCAGCAGCCGGCAAGGCCTGGCCGGACCTGTCCGAGGAGGTGCTCTATCGCCCGCTGGGGATGACCTCTACGAGTTCCCGATTCGCCGACTTCCTGGCCCGGCCCAATCACGCGGTCAACCACATCAAGGTGGGGGACCGGTGGGAGGCCCGGTTCCAACGGGACCCGGATGCTCAAACGCCGGCGGGCGGGGTGAGTTCGTCGCTCAATGACATGGCCCACTGGCTGACCATGGTGCTGGCCAACGGCGAGTACAACGGCCAGCAAATCGTGTCACCGGAGGCGTTGCTCCCCGCCATCACACCGCAGGTCATCTCGTCGGCGGCGCGCTCACCGAAAGCTCGCGCCGGTTTCTACGGCCATGGGTTCACCGTGTCGGTGAGTTCCGCGGGCCGCACCCAGTACGGCCATTCCGGGGCGTTCGGGCTGGGGGCTGCTACCAACTTTGTGGTCCTACCCTCCGAAGACATCGCCATCGTTGCGCTGACCAATGCCGCGCCCTACGGCATACCCGAAGCGCTCACCGCCCAATTCATGGATCTGGTGCAATACGGCGAAGTCCGCGAAGACTGGACGAACCTATACCGACAGCAAATGGGCCCCATCAATACCCCGGAAGGATCTCTGGTCGGCAAGCAGCCCCCGGTCAACCCTGAACCGGCCCGGCCGCCAAGCGACTACATCGGGGTATACGCCAACGACTATTGGGGCCCCGCCACCGTGACGGAGCGCGATGGCCAGCTGCAGTTGTCGATGGGGCCAAAGAACCAGACGTTTGACCTGACGCATTGGGACGGCGACACTTTCACGTTCGCACTGTCGACGGAGAACGCTTTGCCCGGTTCGATCTCGAAGGCGACCTTCGCCGGTGACACGCTCAATCTCGAGTATTTCGATTCGAACAAGCTCGGAACGTTCACGCGATGA
- a CDS encoding TetR/AcrR family transcriptional regulator: MTPQANTATPARVTKRRAETRARLVDAAFRVFADKGFGHVRIEDVCAAAGYTRGAFYSQFDSLEELFFTLYDQRATLISEQVGTAMASVDDPTDVPGTVDRIASTLLLDRDWLLIKTDFLMHAARHPDLAQRLAAQRAQLRAAVEDRLAGSDVELPAAIGSVADAARAVVAAYDGVSIQLLLDGNQDAARAWLSQLLGVVLIR; encoded by the coding sequence ATGACACCGCAAGCCAACACTGCCACGCCGGCGCGCGTGACCAAGCGGCGCGCCGAGACTCGGGCCCGGCTGGTCGATGCGGCGTTCAGGGTGTTCGCAGACAAAGGGTTCGGGCACGTGCGCATCGAGGATGTGTGTGCGGCGGCCGGCTACACCCGGGGGGCGTTCTACTCGCAGTTCGACAGCCTCGAGGAACTCTTCTTCACCCTCTATGACCAGCGCGCCACCTTGATCTCCGAACAGGTCGGCACCGCCATGGCAAGCGTCGACGATCCCACCGACGTGCCCGGGACAGTGGATCGAATCGCCAGCACCTTGTTGCTCGACCGCGACTGGCTGCTCATCAAGACTGACTTCCTGATGCACGCCGCCCGCCACCCGGATCTCGCCCAACGCCTGGCGGCCCAACGGGCGCAGCTGCGTGCCGCAGTGGAAGACCGGCTTGCTGGCAGCGATGTCGAACTACCCGCAGCGATCGGCAGCGTTGCCGACGCCGCCCGCGCCGTGGTCGCCGCCTATGACGGGGTCAGCATTCAACTTCTACTGGACGGCAACCAGGACGCGGCACGAGCTTGGCTCAGTCAACTTCTTGGCGTGGTGTTGATCCGCTGA
- a CDS encoding MFS transporter, with protein MGARARGVVLVTGRVRALAVGLTAGFIVYLDTTVLLVAFGAISASFPEASSSARSWVLDAYFIVFAALMVPGGRWADQFGSRNVFAIGVSTFILSSVGCAVAPTLGALVAARAAQAVGAALMGPASLALILPYFGRGSRATAVSLWGTSAALAAALGPPLGGFLADTVGWRGIFLINVPIGLAVLAGLRNVDNRGDAVAGQLVNTSAIVLIASGVGALTAGILEGPSWGWGQRRTLLLLIAGAILLAAAMVGVARHHRRAEPIHDFDKGRFFAANAATAIFGAGFYGLLLAVVFFLTSHWHYSTFEAGLAMMPIFVAAALAAIPAGRIADARGHRWAVIPGCWVFALGVFLFWLLTTSRADYASRWLPGSILCGIGIGCVMPVLASAAIDAMPGQLLGTANALNSMLRQFGAALGTAAVGTLLVERSGHSPIDVGSFRVVWAFLGTLAIATIPFALRLIRPAWQRPVEEPQPAAAECTSPP; from the coding sequence ATGGGCGCGCGGGCGCGGGGAGTGGTATTGGTTACGGGTAGAGTGCGGGCGTTGGCGGTGGGGCTTACCGCGGGATTTATTGTTTACCTGGATACAACGGTATTACTTGTAGCTTTCGGTGCTATTTCGGCAAGTTTTCCGGAGGCATCCTCATCCGCCCGGTCGTGGGTGCTTGACGCGTATTTCATTGTGTTTGCCGCGTTGATGGTGCCGGGCGGGCGTTGGGCAGATCAGTTCGGTAGCCGCAACGTCTTCGCCATCGGTGTCAGCACGTTCATTCTGTCGTCTGTGGGTTGCGCGGTCGCGCCCACGTTGGGCGCGCTGGTTGCGGCTCGAGCGGCACAAGCGGTGGGTGCCGCGCTGATGGGGCCGGCTTCGCTTGCGCTGATTCTTCCTTATTTTGGTCGGGGTTCTCGGGCCACTGCGGTGTCGCTATGGGGTACCTCGGCGGCGTTGGCGGCGGCACTGGGGCCACCCCTCGGGGGGTTTCTCGCCGATACCGTGGGCTGGCGCGGGATTTTCCTCATCAACGTGCCGATCGGGTTGGCCGTGCTTGCCGGGTTGCGCAATGTCGACAACCGCGGCGATGCCGTGGCGGGGCAGCTGGTGAACACGAGCGCGATCGTCCTGATCGCTTCGGGTGTGGGGGCGCTGACGGCAGGCATCCTTGAAGGCCCGTCCTGGGGCTGGGGCCAGCGCCGGACACTGCTGTTGCTGATTGCGGGTGCCATCCTGCTGGCCGCGGCGATGGTGGGGGTGGCACGCCACCACCGCCGCGCGGAGCCGATACACGATTTCGACAAGGGCCGTTTCTTCGCCGCCAATGCGGCGACCGCGATCTTCGGGGCCGGCTTCTATGGGTTGTTACTTGCCGTCGTGTTCTTTCTGACGTCGCACTGGCACTATTCCACTTTCGAGGCGGGACTGGCCATGATGCCGATCTTTGTTGCGGCCGCGCTTGCGGCTATCCCGGCCGGAAGGATCGCAGATGCGCGGGGACACCGATGGGCGGTGATCCCCGGTTGCTGGGTTTTCGCTCTCGGCGTTTTCCTGTTCTGGTTACTGACAACGAGCCGAGCCGACTATGCGTCACGGTGGCTGCCCGGATCGATCCTCTGCGGGATTGGCATCGGGTGTGTCATGCCGGTTCTCGCAAGCGCTGCGATCGATGCGATGCCCGGCCAGCTCCTCGGCACCGCCAATGCACTCAATTCCATGTTGCGGCAATTCGGCGCGGCCCTGGGCACCGCCGCGGTGGGCACGTTGCTTGTTGAGCGTTCCGGTCACTCGCCCATCGACGTGGGCAGCTTCCGGGTCGTATGGGCATTTCTGGGGACTTTGGCCATCGCCACGATTCCGTTTGCGCTGCGCCTGATACGACCGGCGTGGCAACGACCGGTCGAGGAGCCTCAACCGGCAGCCGCCGAATGCACATCGCCACCCTAG
- a CDS encoding PLP-dependent cysteine synthase family protein, with the protein MTRYDSLLATLGDTPLVGLPRLSPGWDNSPHVRLWAKLEDRNPTGSIKDRPALRMIEQAEADGWLRPGATILEATSGNTGISLAMAAKLKGYRLICVIPENTSIERRRLLELYGTEIIFSPAEGGSNTAVALAKQLAAEHPEWVLLYQYGNPANSDSHYRGTGPELLADLPEITHFVAGLGSSGTLMGAGRFLREHVANIKIVAVEPRHNEKLCGMRNLDEGFVPELYDPTLGAVRYPVATADAEHRIRELAHTEGVLAGLSTGAALHAALEIGTQALRAGERADIAFVVADAAWKYLSSGVYEHPAPSKLLAP; encoded by the coding sequence ATGACCCGCTACGACTCACTGCTGGCCACCTTGGGCGATACGCCCCTGGTTGGCTTACCACGACTCTCACCAGGCTGGGACAACAGTCCGCACGTGCGGTTGTGGGCCAAACTCGAAGACCGCAACCCCACCGGGTCGATCAAAGATCGCCCAGCGCTGCGGATGATCGAGCAAGCCGAGGCCGACGGTTGGCTGCGGCCGGGCGCGACGATCCTGGAGGCCACCAGCGGCAACACCGGCATCTCCCTGGCGATGGCCGCCAAACTGAAGGGGTATCGGCTCATCTGCGTGATACCGGAAAACACCTCGATCGAGCGCCGTCGGTTGCTCGAGCTCTACGGGACCGAGATCATATTTTCCCCCGCCGAGGGCGGATCCAACACCGCGGTAGCGCTCGCCAAACAACTGGCCGCCGAACACCCCGAATGGGTCCTGCTCTACCAGTACGGCAACCCCGCCAACTCCGACTCCCACTACCGCGGCACCGGCCCGGAACTGCTCGCCGACCTGCCCGAGATCACCCACTTCGTCGCCGGCCTAGGCTCCTCGGGCACTCTGATGGGCGCCGGCCGATTCCTGCGCGAACACGTCGCCAACATCAAGATCGTGGCCGTCGAACCCCGCCACAACGAAAAACTCTGTGGGATGCGCAATCTCGACGAAGGATTTGTGCCCGAACTGTATGACCCCACGCTGGGGGCCGTGCGCTACCCGGTCGCCACCGCCGATGCCGAGCACCGCATCCGCGAACTCGCACACACCGAGGGCGTCCTGGCAGGCCTGTCCACGGGCGCGGCCCTACACGCCGCATTGGAGATCGGCACTCAAGCTCTGCGAGCAGGCGAGCGTGCCGATATCGCGTTCGTCGTCGCCGACGCCGCGTGGAAATACCTCTCCTCCGGCGTCTATGAACACCCGGCACCTAGCAAGTTACTGGCCCCATGA
- a CDS encoding aminotransferase class I/II-fold pyridoxal phosphate-dependent enzyme, with the protein MDLFDKFVAVDEPLLHISRATHGIATYPKLDGPVGAHMRWQDREQIVWSINNYLGIANLPEVREADVEFARLYGFARPMGSRMMCGETDILEQLEEELANYVKKPAALFLNYGYQGMASLIDSLTTSSDWIVLDSQCHACIIDGVRLKKKGGLDQTRTFSHNNIDELQACLAEIDRVRSADAGVLVITEGVFGMSGDQGALREIVELKKTYDFRLLVDDAHGFGALGATGSGAGEEQGVQDGIDLYFSTFAKAAAGTGAFVASEANVIWKLRYTMRSQIFSRGLPLPIIAGNLFRFELLRTRHDLRQRAHAIAHELQTSLTDKGFDIGNTQSLVTPVFLQMDPLLTLEFLNRMRHEHNVFCSGVMYPVVPPGVVQLRLVSTASHDTADVEPTVNAIASLYDELVPNRDRDLSPAPELGAV; encoded by the coding sequence ATGGATCTCTTCGATAAATTTGTTGCGGTAGACGAGCCGCTGCTACACATTTCTCGTGCCACACATGGCATAGCGACATATCCCAAGCTGGATGGGCCCGTCGGCGCCCACATGAGGTGGCAAGACCGCGAGCAGATCGTATGGAGCATCAACAACTATCTCGGAATCGCCAATCTTCCTGAAGTACGGGAAGCCGATGTCGAGTTCGCTCGACTCTACGGATTCGCAAGACCCATGGGCTCACGAATGATGTGCGGCGAGACGGACATCCTCGAGCAGTTGGAAGAGGAGCTGGCCAATTATGTGAAGAAGCCGGCGGCGCTCTTTCTCAACTATGGGTATCAAGGCATGGCCTCACTCATCGACTCACTCACCACCTCCTCAGACTGGATCGTCCTGGACTCGCAATGCCACGCGTGCATCATCGACGGGGTCCGGCTGAAGAAGAAGGGCGGCCTCGACCAGACACGTACGTTCTCGCACAACAATATTGACGAACTCCAAGCATGCCTGGCCGAGATCGATCGGGTGCGCAGTGCCGACGCCGGCGTATTGGTGATCACCGAAGGGGTTTTCGGCATGTCCGGCGACCAGGGTGCACTACGTGAGATCGTCGAACTCAAGAAGACCTACGATTTCCGATTGCTCGTTGACGACGCACACGGGTTCGGCGCCCTGGGCGCAACCGGCAGCGGAGCCGGGGAAGAACAGGGCGTCCAAGATGGTATCGACCTATATTTCAGCACCTTCGCCAAAGCGGCCGCCGGCACTGGGGCATTCGTCGCATCAGAGGCCAACGTAATTTGGAAACTGCGCTACACAATGCGCTCGCAGATCTTCAGCAGAGGCCTACCCCTGCCGATCATCGCCGGAAACCTGTTCCGCTTCGAGTTGCTGCGCACCCGCCACGATCTGCGCCAGCGAGCCCATGCCATCGCACATGAGCTTCAAACATCGTTGACCGACAAGGGATTTGACATCGGCAACACCCAGAGTCTGGTCACACCGGTATTCCTGCAGATGGACCCGTTGCTAACCCTCGAATTTCTGAACCGAATGCGCCACGAGCACAACGTATTCTGCTCGGGCGTGATGTACCCGGTGGTCCCCCCCGGGGTTGTCCAGCTACGACTGGTGTCCACCGCATCACACGACACCGCCGACGTGGAACCGACAGTAAACGCCATCGCGTCGCTCTACGACGAGCTAGTCCCCAACCGGGATCGTGACCTATCACCGGCACCTGAGCTCGGCGCGGTCTAA
- a CDS encoding carboxyl transferase domain-containing protein, with amino-acid sequence MSRITTDQLRDAVLDEGSFISWDTPPLEVPISESYARDLADARAATGRDESVLTGEGRVLGRRVAVVVCEFDFLAGSIGVAAAERITAAVERATSQRLPLLASPSSGGTRMQEGTVAFLQMVKIAAAVRLHKQAHLPYLVYLRHPTTGGVFASWGSLGHVTVAEPGALIGFLGPRVYELLYDEPFPAGVQTAENLQRHGVIDGVVTLDELRRTLDRALTVLTDAPAPAPAAPAPTAIPDVPAWTSVLASRRPDRPGVEHLLRYGATDRVLLSGTGYGDAATTLLALARMAGQPMVVLGQQGIGGGIIGPASLREARRGMALAAELRLPLVLVIDTAGPALSADAEQGGLAGQIAQCLAELVTLGTPTVSVLLGQGSGGPALAMVPADRVLAAQHGWLAPLPPEGASAIVFRDTTHAAELAAAQGIRSADLLAAGIVDVIVPELPDAAAEPVEFAQRLSIAIATEVAALREIPDAQRMTARLARYRSIGLPRDR; translated from the coding sequence GTGAGTCGTATCACCACCGACCAACTGCGCGACGCCGTACTGGACGAGGGCTCTTTCATCAGCTGGGATACGCCCCCGCTAGAGGTCCCGATATCGGAGTCCTACGCGCGCGATCTGGCCGACGCCCGAGCCGCCACCGGCCGTGACGAATCGGTGCTGACCGGCGAGGGCCGCGTGTTGGGGCGCCGGGTCGCGGTGGTGGTGTGCGAATTCGACTTTCTCGCCGGCTCGATCGGCGTGGCGGCCGCGGAGCGAATCACCGCGGCCGTGGAACGCGCCACCAGCCAGCGGTTGCCGCTGCTGGCCTCGCCCAGCTCCGGGGGCACGCGCATGCAGGAGGGCACGGTCGCGTTCCTGCAGATGGTGAAGATCGCCGCGGCTGTCCGGCTGCACAAGCAGGCCCACCTTCCCTACCTGGTCTATTTGCGCCATCCGACCACGGGCGGGGTGTTCGCGTCATGGGGTTCGCTGGGCCACGTGACGGTGGCCGAACCGGGGGCCCTGATCGGCTTCCTGGGTCCCCGGGTCTACGAGCTGCTCTACGACGAACCGTTTCCCGCTGGCGTCCAGACCGCGGAGAACCTGCAGCGCCATGGTGTCATCGACGGCGTGGTCACGCTAGACGAGCTACGACGCACACTGGATCGCGCATTGACGGTACTCACCGACGCGCCAGCGCCAGCGCCAGCGGCGCCAGCTCCCACTGCGATACCGGATGTTCCGGCGTGGACTTCGGTGCTGGCATCGCGACGACCCGACCGGCCGGGGGTGGAACACCTGCTGCGTTACGGGGCCACCGACCGAGTGCTGCTCTCCGGGACCGGTTACGGCGACGCGGCGACCACGCTGCTCGCGCTGGCCCGCATGGCCGGTCAGCCAATGGTGGTGCTTGGCCAGCAAGGGATCGGTGGCGGGATCATCGGACCGGCGTCGCTGCGCGAGGCTCGCCGCGGCATGGCACTGGCCGCCGAGCTGCGGCTGCCGCTGGTCCTGGTCATCGACACCGCCGGCCCCGCATTGTCCGCCGATGCCGAGCAGGGTGGGCTGGCCGGCCAGATCGCCCAATGTCTGGCCGAGTTGGTGACGCTGGGCACCCCGACGGTGTCGGTGCTGTTGGGGCAGGGCAGCGGCGGGCCGGCGCTGGCGATGGTGCCCGCAGACCGGGTATTGGCCGCCCAACACGGCTGGCTAGCTCCACTTCCGCCGGAGGGCGCCAGCGCGATCGTCTTCCGCGACACCACCCACGCCGCCGAGCTCGCCGCAGCGCAAGGCATTCGATCGGCGGACCTGCTGGCCGCCGGGATCGTCGACGTCATAGTTCCCGAACTCCCCGACGCCGCAGCTGAGCCGGTCGAGTTCGCCCAACGACTTTCGATCGCCATCGCGACCGAGGTTGCCGCGCTGCGTGAGATACCCGACGCCCAGCGCATGACGGCTCGACTCGCGCGGTACCGCAGCATCGGGCTCCCGCGCGACCGCTGA
- a CDS encoding MBL fold metallo-hydrolase: MVGRALRLAAGTASLAAGGWLMRALHGAPAALGADPAAIEAASDGSPNYRDGVFVNLDPASVFTLNREEMRLLAWELLANRGGSRPAKPIPLAAPQVYQGDASRLAVSWFGHSTAMVEIDGYRVLTDPVWSDRCSPSDLVGPQRLHPPPVQLDGLPAVDAVVISHDHYDHLDIDTVIALVRSQRAPFFVPLGVGAHLRSWGVPEDRIIELDWHQSAQVGELSVICMPARHFSGRFMSRNNTLWASWAFVGPTHRAYFGGDTGYTKSFAEIGADHGPFDLTLMPIGAYNTGWPDIHMNPEEAVRAHLDVSDTGSGLLVPIHWGTFRLAPHPWAEPVERLLKAAESDQVQVAVPLPGQRIDPAGPLRFNPWWRL; the protein is encoded by the coding sequence ATGGTCGGCCGGGCACTAAGACTGGCCGCCGGCACCGCTTCGCTAGCGGCCGGCGGATGGCTGATGCGGGCGCTGCACGGAGCGCCAGCTGCGTTGGGTGCCGATCCTGCGGCGATCGAGGCCGCCTCGGATGGATCGCCGAACTATCGCGACGGTGTATTCGTCAACCTCGACCCCGCCTCGGTGTTCACTCTGAATCGTGAAGAAATGCGGCTCCTTGCTTGGGAGCTACTCGCGAATCGAGGTGGGAGCCGCCCGGCCAAGCCGATCCCGCTGGCTGCTCCGCAGGTGTACCAGGGCGACGCGAGCCGGCTGGCGGTGAGCTGGTTCGGCCACTCCACGGCGATGGTCGAGATCGACGGCTACCGGGTGTTGACCGACCCGGTGTGGAGCGACCGGTGCTCGCCCTCGGATCTGGTCGGCCCACAGCGGCTGCATCCGCCGCCGGTCCAGCTCGACGGGTTGCCCGCCGTAGACGCGGTGGTGATCAGCCATGACCACTACGACCATCTCGACATCGACACCGTGATCGCGCTGGTCCGTAGTCAGCGGGCGCCGTTTTTTGTGCCGTTGGGGGTGGGGGCACATCTGCGGTCGTGGGGCGTCCCCGAGGATCGCATCATCGAACTCGACTGGCACCAGAGCGCCCAGGTCGGCGAGCTCAGCGTGATCTGCATGCCGGCACGGCACTTTTCCGGGCGCTTCATGAGCCGCAACAACACCCTGTGGGCGTCGTGGGCCTTCGTAGGACCGACGCATCGCGCCTACTTCGGCGGGGACACCGGCTACACCAAGAGTTTTGCCGAGATCGGGGCCGATCATGGTCCGTTCGACCTGACCTTGATGCCCATCGGCGCCTACAACACTGGGTGGCCGGACATCCATATGAATCCCGAGGAGGCGGTCCGGGCGCACCTGGATGTCAGTGACACGGGTTCGGGGCTGTTGGTGCCGATTCACTGGGGGACGTTCCGGTTGGCGCCGCACCCGTGGGCGGAACCGGTAGAGCGACTGCTCAAAGCCGCTGAATCAGACCAGGTCCAGGTGGCCGTGCCACTGCCCGGTCAGCGCATCGATCCTGCCGGGCCGTTGCGATTCAACCCCTGGTGGCGGCTCTGA
- a CDS encoding sterol desaturase family protein, whose product MTTAMSVFDALPDRLQDPVVLTAPFLILLIVLEWIAARKLLTTSAPAADDSRNAPGAHFGPDTIASLSTGLVSLVTGATWKTIAAIGYAAIYTYVAPWHLSPHQWYTWVIAVLGLDLIYCVDHRIAHRVRLIWAAHQPHHSSEYFNLATAVRVEWNKSGEIIMFAILPLLGVPPWVVFFSWSINLTYQFWVHTERIGKLPRWYEYLFNTPSHHRVHHGMDQMYLDKNFGGILIIWDRMLGTFQAEEFRPHYGLTKPVHTFNIWKLQTNEYAAIVRDWRSATRLRDRLGYVFGPPGWKPQTPANQETGRLAKSA is encoded by the coding sequence ATGACTACTGCGATGAGCGTCTTCGACGCACTGCCAGACAGACTGCAGGACCCGGTGGTACTGACCGCCCCATTCCTGATACTCCTGATCGTTCTCGAATGGATAGCCGCACGCAAACTGCTAACCACCAGCGCGCCCGCTGCCGACGACTCGAGAAACGCGCCCGGGGCCCACTTCGGCCCCGACACCATCGCAAGCCTGTCCACCGGGTTGGTCTCACTGGTCACCGGCGCCACCTGGAAGACCATCGCCGCAATCGGCTACGCCGCCATCTACACCTACGTCGCGCCCTGGCATCTTTCCCCACACCAGTGGTACACGTGGGTTATCGCGGTCCTGGGCCTAGACCTCATCTACTGCGTCGATCACCGCATCGCCCACAGAGTCCGGCTGATCTGGGCCGCACATCAGCCACACCACTCCAGCGAATACTTCAACCTGGCCACCGCGGTACGCGTGGAATGGAACAAGAGTGGCGAGATCATCATGTTCGCCATACTGCCGCTGTTGGGAGTTCCTCCGTGGGTGGTGTTCTTCAGCTGGTCAATAAATCTGACCTACCAGTTCTGGGTCCACACCGAACGGATCGGCAAACTACCGCGCTGGTACGAATACCTCTTCAACACACCGTCACACCACCGGGTGCACCACGGTATGGATCAAATGTATCTAGACAAGAATTTCGGCGGAATTCTCATCATCTGGGATCGCATGCTGGGCACATTCCAGGCCGAAGAATTCCGCCCACACTACGGACTCACAAAACCGGTCCACACCTTCAACATCTGGAAGCTACAAACCAACGAATACGCGGCGATAGTCCGAGACTGGCGCTCAGCAACTCGACTACGCGATCGACTCGGCTACGTCTTCGGACCGCCGGGCTGGAAACCGCAGACACCCGCCAACCAGGAAACCGGCAGGCTGGCCAAGTCCGCTTGA